From the Capra hircus breed San Clemente unplaced genomic scaffold, ASM170441v1, whole genome shotgun sequence genome, one window contains:
- the LOC108635463 gene encoding myeloid-associated differentiation marker-like, with protein sequence MLTMCQSSGLGTKPIVGFLLHLGQLLSTCVPFSLGASEDTLKGDVINWGVLWAPVPASPSPGTAFSCVHAFYFFIFCLSTSIVFGATYIKFLPPGSTQNRVITAAAFAFVAAALYATEAFCIISSLEAWSGSSQPSQACSGDPENYADWFFITVISSPTSISISQPLFVVVDFICFLLEPAMNFIFNRKLDGQPRRSSDVSCSNRCIGSECAGDQRLGCGRPIQLPLDEADTEHLACEAI encoded by the exons ATGCTCACCATGTGCCAGTCCTCAGGCCTGGGCACCAAGCCCATCGTGGGCTTCCTCCTCCACTTGGGGCAGCTGCTCTCCACCTGTGTGCCCTTCTCGCTGGGGGCCAGTGAGGACACTCTGAAGGGGGACGTAATTAACTG GGGAGTTTTGTGGGCTCCGGTCCCCGCCTCCCCTTCTCCTGGGACGGCTTTCTCCTGTGTCCATGCCTTTTACTTCTTCATCTTCTGCCTCTCAACGTCCATCGTCTTCGGCGCCACATACATCAAGTTCTTGCCTCCAGGCTCCACCCAAAACAGGGTCATCACTGCCGCTGCATTCGCCTTCGTGGCTGCTGCACTCTATGCCACTGAAGCGTTCTGCATCATATCCAGCCTGGAGGCATGGTCTGGCTCAAGCCAGCCTTCCCAGGCCTGCTCAGGAGACCCAGAGAACTATGCTGACTGGTTCTTCATCACCGTCATCAGCAGCCCCACCAGTATCAGCATCAGCCAGCCCTTGTTCGTGGTGGTGGACTTCATATGCTTCCTCCTGGAACCAGCTATGAACTTCATA TTCAACAGGAAGCTGGATGGGCAGCCCCGGCGGTCCAGTGATGTGAGCTGCAGCAACAGATGCATCGGCTCGGAGTGCGCCGGGGACCAGCGGCTTGGCTGTGGCCGTCCTATCCAGCTGCCGCTTGATGAGGCCGACACTGAGCACCTGGCCTGTGAGGCTATT